A section of the Desulfuromonas sp. genome encodes:
- a CDS encoding nitrogenase iron-molybdenum cofactor biosynthesis protein NifN, which translates to TRFCLTGEPDQVGGLAAALTEAGGRVEEVVLTVKSPRMDAIKAASVRVGDLEDAENAAAGYDMIIGNFHCEALAHRRHKGLMLRGYPNWEEVGHQLKNDVLYEGGCYLLFEAANIAAKHREAVGHEDTKAPRKTNAF; encoded by the coding sequence GACCCGGTTTTGCCTGACCGGTGAACCGGACCAGGTCGGCGGTCTGGCCGCGGCGCTGACCGAAGCAGGCGGTCGCGTCGAAGAGGTTGTCCTGACCGTCAAGTCGCCCCGGATGGACGCCATAAAGGCCGCATCGGTCCGGGTCGGTGATCTTGAGGATGCCGAAAACGCGGCCGCCGGCTACGACATGATCATCGGCAACTTTCACTGTGAAGCGTTGGCCCATCGCCGGCACAAGGGACTGATGCTGCGCGGCTACCCGAACTGGGAGGAAGTGGGCCATCAGTTGAAGAACGATGTGCTCTATGAGGGCGGCTGCTACCTGTTGTTCGAAGCGGCGAATATTGCGGCTAAACACAGAGAAGCTGTTGGCCACGAAGACACGAAGGCACCAAGAAAGACAAATGCCTTTTAA
- a CDS encoding hydrogenase, producing the protein MNDYTDIIRKWATDDRHSGLLDKPDGVGEVGLEAGEAGRKLAVRFTLQRQGERIDKIRYQVFGCGFTIAACAAAADLAEGEAFAAARTIDAGAINRTLEGLPAERDYCAEIAIRALRAALDSADRNGATVQSEHRQEEHGPHISENDEVFRLLMTSENRNAMPEEDRRMFAGVIALGAAEPLFLIHALGLEKRELVKLLSVYFPLVNVDNLLLLSSHATQLAPEVNSDVRSIIRSHLPTEAEGVTLQTSAWLADILAARAAHPGHLWVAMGFFERPELTAAIRRHLPTLAEANSQNMRWKRYLFKQACDLNGGVMCKSPSCGDCSDYDLCFAPE; encoded by the coding sequence ATGAACGATTACACCGACATAATCCGAAAATGGGCAACCGACGACCGTCACAGCGGCCTGCTCGACAAGCCGGACGGGGTCGGTGAAGTCGGCCTCGAGGCGGGTGAAGCCGGGCGCAAACTGGCGGTCCGTTTTACCCTGCAGCGCCAGGGCGAGCGGATCGATAAAATCCGCTATCAGGTGTTTGGCTGCGGCTTCACCATCGCCGCCTGCGCGGCGGCAGCCGATCTCGCCGAGGGAGAGGCCTTTGCCGCAGCCAGGACGATTGATGCCGGCGCCATTAACCGCACTCTCGAAGGGCTGCCGGCGGAACGGGATTACTGTGCCGAGATCGCGATCCGCGCCCTGCGGGCCGCCCTCGACAGCGCCGACCGGAACGGTGCGACCGTTCAGTCGGAGCACCGGCAGGAAGAGCACGGTCCGCACATCAGCGAGAACGATGAGGTTTTTCGCCTGCTGATGACAAGTGAGAATCGCAACGCCATGCCGGAAGAAGATCGCCGGATGTTCGCTGGGGTTATCGCCCTTGGAGCGGCCGAGCCACTCTTCCTGATCCATGCCCTCGGTCTCGAAAAGAGAGAACTGGTCAAGCTCCTGTCAGTCTACTTCCCGCTGGTCAACGTCGACAACCTGCTCTTGCTGTCGTCCCACGCCACCCAACTGGCACCGGAAGTTAATTCCGATGTCCGGTCTATCATCCGCTCACATCTCCCAACCGAGGCTGAAGGCGTAACATTACAAACCTCCGCCTGGCTTGCCGACATCCTCGCCGCCCGCGCCGCCCATCCGGGCCATCTCTGGGTCGCCATGGGTTTTTTCGAACGACCGGAACTGACCGCCGCCATCCGGCGGCATCTGCCAACCCTGGCCGAGGCAAACAGTCAGAACATGCGCTGGAAACGTTACCTCTTCAAGCAGGCATGCGATCTGAACGGCGGTGTGATGTGCAAGTCCCCCAGCTGCGGCGATTGCAGTGATTATGACCTCTGTTTTGCTCCGGAATAA
- a CDS encoding chromate transporter: MEQLSTRQLFFTFLKLGLTSFGGPVAHLGYFRDEFVTRRKLMTDDAYADLVALCQFLPGPASSQVGIGIGLSQRGLRGGLAAWCGFTLPSALLLILFAYGVMALDQSIVRTGWLHGLKVAAVAVVAQAIIGMAKTLCPDSPRRLVAVGAAVLSLIISGVGGQMTAILAGALIGLFFLPVVQTDELSEQHSGSGKKGALVSLLIFFLLLLTVPFFAAAQLPALAVFDSFYRTGALVFGGGHVVLPLLQAELVDPGWVSKDLFMAGYGAAQAVPGPLFTFSAYLGTVMKNTPNGWFGGLLGLGAIFLPSFLLMSGILPFWENLRRNRKLRKGLVGVNAAVVGLLIAAFYDPVWKSGILSIGDFIMAAIALGLLLKWKMPGWLVVVICGIGGAIL, from the coding sequence ATGGAGCAACTGTCCACCCGCCAACTGTTCTTCACTTTTCTCAAGCTCGGCCTGACCTCGTTCGGCGGTCCGGTCGCTCATCTCGGCTATTTCCGCGATGAATTCGTCACCCGCCGCAAGCTGATGACGGATGACGCCTACGCCGACCTCGTCGCCCTCTGCCAGTTTCTGCCCGGACCGGCGAGCAGCCAGGTCGGGATCGGCATCGGTCTTTCCCAGCGCGGCCTCAGGGGCGGTCTGGCCGCCTGGTGCGGCTTCACCCTGCCGTCGGCGCTGCTGTTAATCCTTTTTGCTTATGGGGTCATGGCACTCGATCAATCGATTGTCCGAACCGGCTGGCTGCATGGTCTCAAGGTGGCGGCCGTCGCCGTCGTCGCCCAGGCAATCATCGGCATGGCGAAAACGCTCTGCCCGGATTCGCCTCGCCGCCTGGTGGCGGTAGGGGCCGCTGTTCTCAGCCTCATCATCAGCGGTGTTGGCGGCCAGATGACCGCGATTCTTGCCGGGGCCTTGATCGGACTTTTTTTCCTGCCCGTTGTGCAGACTGATGAACTATCTGAGCAACATTCCGGATCCGGTAAAAAAGGAGCCCTCGTCAGTCTGCTTATTTTCTTCCTGCTTCTGCTGACCGTGCCGTTTTTCGCGGCGGCTCAGCTGCCGGCTCTCGCCGTTTTTGACAGCTTCTACCGGACCGGAGCGCTGGTTTTCGGCGGCGGGCATGTGGTCCTGCCGCTGCTGCAGGCCGAGCTGGTGGACCCCGGATGGGTGAGCAAGGACCTGTTCATGGCGGGTTATGGTGCCGCCCAGGCGGTGCCGGGACCGCTCTTCACCTTTTCCGCGTATCTCGGCACCGTGATGAAAAATACACCAAACGGCTGGTTCGGCGGCCTGCTCGGCCTCGGCGCGATCTTCCTCCCCTCGTTTCTGCTAATGAGTGGAATCCTCCCCTTCTGGGAAAACCTGCGGCGCAACCGGAAACTGAGGAAAGGACTGGTCGGTGTCAACGCGGCCGTTGTCGGCTTGTTGATTGCCGCGTTTTACGACCCGGTCTGGAAAAGCGGGATCTTGTCAATCGGCGATTTCATTATGGCTGCGATCGCATTGGGGCTGTTGCTGAAATGGAAAATGCCCGGCTGGCTGGTCGTCGTCATCTGCGGCATCGGCGGTGCAATACTCTGA